GGATAAGCTTATCACGGCGAAATCCTGGGCTATAGGAGCTCCCAGTTTGGCGGCACAGGCGGTAAAAGCCGGTATCCCGGGGATCACCTCGATATGGACGGCTACACCGTTCTCCTTCAAAACCTCGAACATAGCCCCAGCCATCCCGTAGATCCCCGGATCACCGTCGCTTATCAAGGCTACCGCTTTACCTTTAGACGCTATCTCCAAAGCTTTCCAACACCTCTCAAGCTCCTGGGTCATGTCGAACGACAAAACCTCTTTGTCGGTTATCAGCTCTTTTATAAGCTCCAAATACGTCTTATACCCTATCACCACATCGGCTTCCCTTATAGGTCTGAAGGCCCGGGGTGTGATGTGATCTATACCACCTGGGCCTATGCCCACGATGTAGATCTTGGGCTCTCTGACCACCGGATCGGTTTCGGCCACGGCGACCGTCACATTTCCGGCTTTCCTTTTCGGAACGAGGAGCGAGCGTGCTCCGGATGCCAAGATAGCGGCGGGTTCCGCTACAGCCCTGGCCCCCGTAGCTTTGAAAACGATCCGGGAACTCCTTACCCATCCCACCGTGTTCAGCTCTTCAGGTGTGAAAAGCTTGAGCTCAAAGCCATGTCTTCGAGCGAAACCGACCAATCCGGGTTCATCTGCCTTGCTCTTTATCGAGGCGACGGCGCGGATCGATGAGAAAGCCAGGTTGTTCTCCTTCAGAGCTTTCCTCACAGCTTCCTCTATCTCCTCGACATCCACGCCCCTGTTACATCCGATCCCGACGACCAGGTTCCTCGGCCTGAGGTAGACTCGATCCCCAGCGCCCGTGGCGACCACCCGCTCTTTGTTGGTGATCAGCAGATCGGCGCTCTCCGGATCTTCGACCCTCAGGAAATTTTCGGGAAGATCCACTTGAACCTCGGAGTATACCTTTACAGCTCCTGTATTTATCAGCTTCGTAGAGATCGAGGGCAGAGCTTCCCAGTTTTCGATCACAAACCCGTTCCTCATCGCCCATAGATCCAGCGAGGGAACCCCTCTCAGATCCGAAGCGGTCGTTATGACCGCCTCCCCTCCGAGAAAGTGTGCTATCTCTCGCGCCAGCTCATTAGCTCCCCCTATATGCCCTCCCAGAAGGCTGATTGCGAATCTCCCTTTCTCATCGAGGACGACGACCGCCGGATCGCTCCTCTTATCCTCGATCAGATCGGCTATCGTCCTGACAACGATCCCAACCGCCATGATGAAGACGAAACTATTGAACTCCCTCCAGCGGGAGATCACCAATTCACGGTCGAATTTGAAGACCTCCGCATCGCGGAGCAGCCCCTTGAGCTTCCTGGCGAGGGCGAGTCCCCCGTCCGTTATGTAAAGTATCGCGGTCCTCCTACCGCCTGTAGCTGTGTTTGAAGTCCTCATCGTATAACTTCGATCTTTTCTTGAGAGGCTTCTCTGAGGCTTTCAAAGCCTCCCCGACGTATATCAGCGCTGTTCTCTTTATTCCTTCGGATTTGACAAGCTCAACAATGTCGCCTAACCTCCCCCTGACGATCTTCTGATCGGGCCATGACACCTTATAGACGATCACAACCGGCGTGTCCTCATCATATCCCTTCAGCAGCTCATCCCTCACCTTCTCTATCATCCCCACGCTCAGAAATATCACCATCGTAGCCCTGTGTTTCGCCAACTCGCTCAGCTTTTCGCTTTCGGGCACAGGTGTTCTCCCCTCCATTCTGGTGAATATGAGCGTCTGACTCACCTCCGGGATCGTGAGCTCCTGCTTGAGGGCAGCGGCTCCAGCCATAGCTGAACAGACCCCGGGGACGATCTCCGATTCGATTCCGAGCTCGCTTAACAGCTCTATCTGTTCCGACACGGCGCTGTAAATCGAAGGGTCGCCCGAATGTAACCTGACGACCATCTTCCCCCTCTCAACCGAATCCCTCATGAGCTCCACTATTTCACCGAGGGTCATCCCGGAGGAATCGAAAACCTCAGCCTTCACACCTTCGAGCAACTTGGGGTTGACGAGGCTACCGGCATATATGATGACATCCGCCATCTCGAGCAGTTTTCTGCCCTTAAGGGTTATCAGCTCCGGGTCCCCCGGTCCAGCTCCGATGAAATAAACCTTAGGAGCCATTCCTCATCCCCCTCACGATGAACACCGGGTTGAGAGCTTTCAGATATCTTCTGCCCCCGATGACCTCGGATCTGGAGACGGATATCCCCGACACCTCAACTTCAAACCCTCGGCGACTGAGCTCCGAGATCGCCTCCTCAAGCGTCTCGAGCGTAACGGCGTTCACAACGATGATGCCGTAACCCATCCTCAGGGATGAAACCTCGAGGATCTCCCCGAGTTTCCCGCTGTTCCCTCCTATGAACACCCTATCAGGTCGGGGGAGCTCCTCCAGCACCTCAGGGGCTTCGCCCTCCACGACCTCCACGTTGAACGTTCTGAACTTGACCAGATTCCTTCTGATGATCTCCACCTGTTCCCTGTCCTTCTCGACGGCGAACACCTTGAGCTTCGGGCAGATCCTTGCCGCTTCTATCGACACCGAACCTGAACCCGCCCCTACATCCCATAAAACCCCCTCCTTCGGCAACCTCAGCTTATGGATCGCCACCGCTCTGATCTCATCCTTCGTTATCATCCCCCTGATATGGGCTATCTCGTCCTCCCTTAACCCGAAGGAAGGCTTCTCCCTCGCTTCGCCGTTTGACCTCTCCCGCATTATCAACACGATGTTCGGATCGGAGAAGGCGAGCTCCGCTATCTCCGACGGAGTGCCTTCTGTGATCTTCTCATCGGGATAACCTAACCTCTCACAAACGTAAAGCATCACCGATGCCATCTGATCCGCCGGGAGGGAGTTGAGGATGACCCTCGCTATCGCCGATGGATTGTTTTCGCTATCGGTGAGTATGGCGATCTTATGATGTCTTTCCAGCAGTTCGGGTATATCCTCAAGGCTGCGCCCTCCCCGTTTTCGCCTTCCATGCAAGCTCAGAAACAGGGCGTCGTCCCAGCTCTCCTTTATCCTCGAGAACGCCACTTGAAGAGAGGAGAGATCCGGAATTATCTCGACCCTGTCCTTCCCGAACTCCTCGACCAACCTTCTACCTATCCCGAAAAACATCGGATCACCGGATGAGAGGATGACGATCTGGGAGTCCGAATTGGACCTCACGAGATTTATCATCTCACCCAGGTCGTTCACCGTTATAGTTTGGGCCTTCACCTTCTCGAACTCATCATACCTTTTGAAGACTTCGAGAACCCGGGTGGGGGCGAGGATGAGCTGAGAGTTTTCGAGGACCTTCCTCGCCTTTTCATCCAGGGGTTTATAACCGACTCCCACGACGTAGATTTTCATATCTCAGCCCGTCCGATGAGGTTACCCTGGAAATCGACCATCATGCACTCTATGGAGATCTCCCCATCTGCCCATGCTTTCAGGTTCTCACAAGCTCTCCTACAGATCAGATCGAAAACGGTCGAGACGCCTGCCTTAAGAGCCATCTCAGCGAAATGCCTCGCCGTTTGAGCGTTTCTCAGGAGTTTCAACGTCTCATCGTCCACCCCGGAGAGACGGGATAGCTCTATCAGGAAGGCAATGTTTATATCAACGGTGTCCGAGCTCGTTCGGGAATACCCCTCCGCTATCTTGGATAACTTCCCGATCATACCGCAGAACGTTATCCTCTCGACACCTTTTCTCGAGCAGTATCTGACAGCGAACCCTGGGAAATCACCCACCTGAATATAGCACTCATCGGGCAGACGGACGTATTTTTTGGAGAACTCCTCGCTCCGGCTTCCCGTTGTGAGCACAAGGTGCTTGTTTCCGGAGGCCACAGCCACGTTTATCGAAACGGCTATGGCGGCTCTGTAAGCTGGGGCGGAGTATGGTCTCACGATCCCGCTTGTGCCGAGGATTGATATCCCCTCGAGGATCCCCAGTTTTGGGTTGAGGGTCTCCTTCGCCATCTCCTCGCCGTCTTTGACCGATATGATGACGGAGAGCCCGGTTTGCGAGAGGAGTTCGCCGGCGACCTCTGAGACGGCTTTCTCGATCATCCGCCGCGGCACCGGGTTGATCGCCGGCATCCCCACATCCAGCTCTAACCCCGGCTTGGTCACTATCCCGACGCCCTCACCTCGATCTATGGTGATCCCGAGGCTATCGGAGTATGAGATGGTCGATGATATCAACGCCCCGTTCGTGACGTCCGGGTCGTCGCCGGCGTCTTTGATCACCGAGCAGGTGGCGCGGTTCGATCCGATATCCGAACCCGCTATCTCGAATTCAGCTCTCTTCCCTATCGGCAGTTCGATCTCCACCCTCTCCGGGGCCCTGCCGGTGATGAGGGCTATCGCTGCCGCTTTAGCGGCAGCGGCGGCACAGGAACCGGTCGTATACCCGGTTCTCAATTTAACCTCTCTCATCATCTCCCGCCAAAACAGCCAATCCGTTTACGATCGCCGCTGCTACCGTGCTTCCACCTTTGTTTCCAAGCGAGGTGATGTATGGTATCGGAAGAGAAGATCTCACCAGCATCTCCTTGGATTCCGCTGCCATGACGAACCCAACGGGCACACCGATTATCAGCTTAGGAGACATAACACCTTTTTCGACCAGCTTTATCGCTTCGATCAAAGCGGTCGGTGAATTCCCGATGGCCACTATGCCCGGGCGATATCGGGCGGCTTTACGGATGGCGATGACCGAGCGGGTCACGCCCAGATCTCTGGCCTCAGCTATCACATCGCTGTCGTGCACGAAACATCTCACCTCACATCCCATCGAACGGGCTTTGGTCATCCCGGCTTTGCCCATCTCGGTGTCTGACACTATCAAACATCTCTCCTCGATGGCACTCACACCGCTCTCCACAGCTTTGGGATGAAACCTCATGTTTCGGGCATAGTCGAAATCACCCGTGGCATGGATCACCCTTGTGACTATCGAGAGCTCCTCTTCCGAAAAGCTGTGTTCTCCTATCCTACGCTTGATGATCTCGAAACTTTTGAGCTCTATCTCGCTGGGGCTAAGGCTCACCGAAACCTCCCTCATCCTCAGAACTGGTCGAGCGCTTTGCCGATGTGCTCGATGTAGATCTCGATGACATCGTCGTTATAACCCAACCCTTCCTCGACGGTAGCTTTCATCGGGGAGAGCTGATTTTTCCAGCTGTTCTCCCCCTCACCCATGACGTCCTCCATGATATGTCTCCCCGCCACCAGCATGAGCGGGACGAAGTGAACCCTCCCAACCCCGGCCGCTTTCGCATCGGAAAAAGCGCTCTCGGTGCCAGGAGGGCCATCAACTGTGGCAACGAAGGTGTTCTTCCGGCGACCCCGAATATAGCTGTCCAACCTGAGAAACGGCGCGTTGAACTCCGGACGGCGCTTGTTGCCGTGAGCGCAGAGGATCGTCACAGCCTCTTCCTCAGGGGGAAACCTCGGCTCAAGAGCTTTAAAAAGCCTCTCGAAATCGTCGTCCTCGGAGAGAAGCGGAAGCCCATATTTGACGTTCAACCCCTTTGCGGGCACCATCACGATCTTCTCATGAAACTCCTGACCGGGCATGATGTGAAGCGATTGGACGAGCACCTCGGTTTTCCCCTCCCTCCGTAGGATCTCATAGACCTCCGGAAGGGTGTAACAGGCGATACCTCTCCCCCTTAACTTCCTGATGACCCCCTCAGAGGTGAAAGCCCAACGGATGTCGTTATCGGGATACCTACTCCTTATCACCTCATCGATGTGATCGTAAGTGGCCATCGCTTCCGTGGAGGTGCCAAAGGCACATAGAACTATCACAGGCGTTCTCATCTTCTCCGCCCTCACTCGACGAATTTCCTGTCGGGACGGTCGGTGTAGTTATAGAGGAGCGTATAGGTGCGGGTATCCCCCGATTTGCTATAGCCGATGAACTGTAGCCGAGCGTAGCTCTTCCCGTCACCACATCTTATCACGTAACATTTGCTCGTATCCGGGGTGAGCTTCCTGTCCACCCTGGTATACCAGTGGTTACTGTCATAGTTCGGATCGTTCTTGTCCTCCTTGGTCAGCAGGGGGTTGATGCTGGCCGAGGGCTTGGTCTTCGCCATTGTGGCGATCTCAGCTATCACATCGACCGTATAACCGGTTTCGGGAGCCTGTGCGATTTTGGTCAGATCGGACTCGTTAACGATGATGGCTCCTCCTAAACCTCCTGAGCCCGTTTCCTCCGCCGTCGTCCCGCTGTTCGTGGAGAACTTCGTGCCTAAAACCCGGATATCCCACTCTTTGGTGTTCTTCCGCGAAGGATCGATCACGCTGCCCGTCCTGAAGCTGAAATAGACCCAATCGTCGGGGGTGGTTTTCGATGTGACATCCCCCTTCACGGTAATGGTGATTTCGATCGGGGTCATCGGCTTTTCAACCTCAGGGGGGGATACCTCTTCCTCCCCACATCCCACGATTGAGATCCCTAAGGCGATGGCGATTAAAATCGTTAACACCCTTCTCATCGTTTCCCTCCTTTAAAAGTCGATGTTGGTTAAAACGTAGATGGTGCGTCCGG
This genomic window from Candidatus Poribacteria bacterium contains:
- the cobJ gene encoding precorrin-3B C(17)-methyltransferase, which encodes MRTSNTATGGRRTAILYITDGGLALARKLKGLLRDAEVFKFDRELVISRWREFNSFVFIMAVGIVVRTIADLIEDKRSDPAVVVLDEKGRFAISLLGGHIGGANELAREIAHFLGGEAVITTASDLRGVPSLDLWAMRNGFVIENWEALPSISTKLINTGAVKVYSEVQVDLPENFLRVEDPESADLLITNKERVVATGAGDRVYLRPRNLVVGIGCNRGVDVEEIEEAVRKALKENNLAFSSIRAVASIKSKADEPGLVGFARRHGFELKLFTPEELNTVGWVRSSRIVFKATGARAVAEPAAILASGARSLLVPKRKAGNVTVAVAETDPVVREPKIYIVGIGPGGIDHITPRAFRPIREADVVIGYKTYLELIKELITDKEVLSFDMTQELERCWKALEIASKGKAVALISDGDPGIYGMAGAMFEVLKENGVAVHIEVIPGIPAFTACAAKLGAPIAQDFAVISLSDRLTPWETIQRRLEAAASGDFVIVLYNPRSESRSEHIRKAREIILKYRSPKTPVGIVRAVTREGESVIVTDLGNMLDYEIDMRTTVIVGNSRTLVLSDRILTPRGYRDKYGVEIRKGGRS
- the cobM gene encoding precorrin-4 C(11)-methyltransferase, which gives rise to MAPKVYFIGAGPGDPELITLKGRKLLEMADVIIYAGSLVNPKLLEGVKAEVFDSSGMTLGEIVELMRDSVERGKMVVRLHSGDPSIYSAVSEQIELLSELGIESEIVPGVCSAMAGAAALKQELTIPEVSQTLIFTRMEGRTPVPESEKLSELAKHRATMVIFLSVGMIEKVRDELLKGYDEDTPVVIVYKVSWPDQKIVRGRLGDIVELVKSEGIKRTALIYVGEALKASEKPLKKRSKLYDEDFKHSYRR
- the cbiE gene encoding precorrin-6y C5,15-methyltransferase (decarboxylating) subunit CbiE codes for the protein MKIYVVGVGYKPLDEKARKVLENSQLILAPTRVLEVFKRYDEFEKVKAQTITVNDLGEMINLVRSNSDSQIVILSSGDPMFFGIGRRLVEEFGKDRVEIIPDLSSLQVAFSRIKESWDDALFLSLHGRRKRGGRSLEDIPELLERHHKIAILTDSENNPSAIARVILNSLPADQMASVMLYVCERLGYPDEKITEGTPSEIAELAFSDPNIVLIMRERSNGEAREKPSFGLREDEIAHIRGMITKDEIRAVAIHKLRLPKEGVLWDVGAGSGSVSIEAARICPKLKVFAVEKDREQVEIIRRNLVKFRTFNVEVVEGEAPEVLEELPRPDRVFIGGNSGKLGEILEVSSLRMGYGIIVVNAVTLETLEEAISELSRRGFEVEVSGISVSRSEVIGGRRYLKALNPVFIVRGMRNGS
- a CDS encoding cobalt-precorrin-5B (C(1))-methyltransferase encodes the protein MREVKLRTGYTTGSCAAAAAKAAAIALITGRAPERVEIELPIGKRAEFEIAGSDIGSNRATCSVIKDAGDDPDVTNGALISSTISYSDSLGITIDRGEGVGIVTKPGLELDVGMPAINPVPRRMIEKAVSEVAGELLSQTGLSVIISVKDGEEMAKETLNPKLGILEGISILGTSGIVRPYSAPAYRAAIAVSINVAVASGNKHLVLTTGSRSEEFSKKYVRLPDECYIQVGDFPGFAVRYCSRKGVERITFCGMIGKLSKIAEGYSRTSSDTVDINIAFLIELSRLSGVDDETLKLLRNAQTARHFAEMALKAGVSTVFDLICRRACENLKAWADGEISIECMMVDFQGNLIGRAEI
- a CDS encoding precorrin-8X methylmutase produces the protein MREVSVSLSPSEIELKSFEIIKRRIGEHSFSEEELSIVTRVIHATGDFDYARNMRFHPKAVESGVSAIEERCLIVSDTEMGKAGMTKARSMGCEVRCFVHDSDVIAEARDLGVTRSVIAIRKAARYRPGIVAIGNSPTALIEAIKLVEKGVMSPKLIIGVPVGFVMAAESKEMLVRSSLPIPYITSLGNKGGSTVAAAIVNGLAVLAGDDERG
- a CDS encoding sirohydrochlorin cobaltochelatase — translated: MRTPVIVLCAFGTSTEAMATYDHIDEVIRSRYPDNDIRWAFTSEGVIRKLRGRGIACYTLPEVYEILRREGKTEVLVQSLHIMPGQEFHEKIVMVPAKGLNVKYGLPLLSEDDDFERLFKALEPRFPPEEEAVTILCAHGNKRRPEFNAPFLRLDSYIRGRRKNTFVATVDGPPGTESAFSDAKAAGVGRVHFVPLMLVAGRHIMEDVMGEGENSWKNQLSPMKATVEEGLGYNDDVIEIYIEHIGKALDQF
- a CDS encoding HmuY family protein; amino-acid sequence: MRRVLTILIAIALGISIVGCGEEEVSPPEVEKPMTPIEITITVKGDVTSKTTPDDWVYFSFRTGSVIDPSRKNTKEWDIRVLGTKFSTNSGTTAEETGSGGLGGAIIVNESDLTKIAQAPETGYTVDVIAEIATMAKTKPSASINPLLTKEDKNDPNYDSNHWYTRVDRKLTPDTSKCYVIRCGDGKSYARLQFIGYSKSGDTRTYTLLYNYTDRPDRKFVE